TGTCTGGAGGCCTTACGGCGAGCCCTTCGGGTTTCGAAGCCGGAGGTTTTCAATACGGACCAGGGCTCCCAGTTTACGAGCCTGGAGTTCACCGGGCTTTTGGAAGAGGCAGGGATTCGAGTCAGCATGGATGGACGGGGCCGGGTTTATGACAACATTTTTGTTGAGCGTCTCTGGCGGACGGTGAAATATGAGGAAGTCTATCTTCATGAGTAT
This portion of the candidate division KSB1 bacterium genome encodes:
- a CDS encoding integrase core domain-containing protein, whose protein sequence is CLEALRRALRVSKPEVFNTDQGSQFTSLEFTGLLEEAGIRVSMDGRGRVYDNIFVERLWRTVKYEEVYLHEYRTVPEAQEHLSAYFRFYNSERPHEALGYRTPQEVYFGLPAAPEILLEPRV